A single region of the Podospora pseudopauciseta strain CBS 411.78 chromosome 1, whole genome shotgun sequence genome encodes:
- a CDS encoding hypothetical protein (EggNog:ENOG503P76K) — protein MSSSSTPITPSAFASALPSLPLPSLHLKVLELRNSIAHLDYSNEQLHPFAHPSSGPPDPVCVEAISENNIVIARMQERISLVKAEVETRGLSWTEFQSKEEIEKLDKQEPGVMAETNGERHSAWTDGTFQAGRIVNGEVVMDDVSGGGQAQQGGSIGDEELRRRMEERMGDMGVDDEEGGMHL, from the coding sequence atgTCATCCTCCAGCACACCCATaaccccctccgccttcgcctccgccctcccctccctccccctcccctccctccacctaAAAGTCCTCGAGCTCCGCAACTCAATCGCCCACCTCGACTACTCCAACGAGCAGCTCCACCCCTTcgcccacccctcctccggtCCCCCCGACCCCGTCTGCGTGGAAGCCATCTCCGAAAACAACATCGTCATCGCCCGCATGCAAGAGCGCATCAGCCTCGTCAAGGCAGAGGTCGAGACCCGCGGGCTCAGCTGGACAGAGTTCCAGTCGAAAGAAGAAATAGAAAAACTCGACAAGCAAGAGCCTGGGGTGATGGCAGAGACAAATGGGGAAAGGCACTCGGCCTGGACGGATGGGACTTTCCAGGCTGGGAGGATTGTcaatggggaggtggtgatggatgatgtTTCCGGGGGTGGACAAGCACAACAAGGGGGCTCTATCGGTGATGAGGAACTAAgacggaggatggaggagaggatgggagATATgggtgtggatgatgaggaggggggtatGCATCTGTAA
- a CDS encoding hypothetical protein (EggNog:ENOG503P1NA; COG:T; MEROPS:MER0015472) encodes MSCSSLGVNAFRPSVQVATHHLSRLSRPVSTPIVFPVRFLSSTPPPYHSRQFQHRRRSGRNITSHTLLRKPLPWPTAAQRFGVRTVFGGRIVYKHYIELPPNYTDEDGLDFTSKDLRPEEVHAIFGADIDAYNANKLLKIIHGRRVAGTLEDPAVAGRSYGYIVEQRQKALAYLRDHYPVDEIANAGLRAEDELAALEALEEDATPETTEELDAKKAPREPTGKTNKLYKGAIQKNKSVYGDSVVEQLRIENEAKWAAEKKRLEEEEAKKAEEERNGVAGPLTPLTHPEKFGKLSPTVQKWITSATSDLKEPPKLSAWQRLWPSATFVLVLLGGLGVYIYTYKPAKRNERWFPEIPPAAATVGALILLNTLVHAAWKLPALWAPFNKYLLITPAVPKPFALLGAMFSHQAFGHLAVNMGFLWVVGTLLHDDIGRAKFLGLYLGSGLVAAMTSMTEFVLRQRWNISTLGASGAVYGAIGAYCWMHRLDGHRIFGFPPPPSEGLKGIVFLAFVVATNISFLFSRAARSRIDVTSHFAGLAAGVAAGEWILRRKEAEKKARMEPMAVRVSKV; translated from the coding sequence ATGAGCTGCTCTTCACTGGGCGTGAATGCCTTCCGGCCCAGTGTCCAGGTAGCCACTCACCATCTTTCCAGACTCTCCCGTCCAGTGTCCACGCCGATCGTCTTTCCGGTCCGGTTTCTCTCGTCGACCCCTCCGCCATATCATAGCCGACAGTTCCAGCATAGACGACGATCCGGTCGGAACATCACCAGtcacaccctcctccgaaAGCCATTGCCGTGGCCTACAGCCGCGCAACGATTCGGGGTTCGAACGGtctttggggggaggatagTATACAAGCACTACATCGAGCTGCCGCCCAATTATACCGATGAGGATGGGTTGGATTTTACAAGCAAGGATCTCAGGCCTGAAGAAGTCCACGCGATCTTTGGGGCCGATATCGATGCGTACAATGCAAACAAACTGCTAAAGATTATTCACGGCCGCCGCGTCGCTGGCACTCTTGAAGACCCTGCGGTTGCGGGCCGCTCCTACGGCTATATTGTGGAGCAACGGCAAAAGGCTCTTGCCTATCTTCGGGATCACTACCCAGTTGATGAGATTGCCAATGCCGGTCTGCGCGCTGAAGATGAGCTGGCGGCTctggaggcgttggaggaagACGCCACGCCCGAAACCACGGAGGAACTGGATGCCAAGAAGGCGCCGCGAGAACCGACCGGGAAGACCAATAAGCTGTACAAAGGCGCAATACAAAAGAACAAGAGTGTCTATGGCGACAGTGTGGTGGAACAGCTCCGCATCGAGAACGAGGCGAAGTGGgcggccgagaagaagcgtctggaggaggaagaagcaaagaaggcagaggaggaaaggaacGGAGTTGCTGGTCCCCTCACGCCGCTCACCCATCCGGAAAAGTTTGGGAAACTCAGCCCTACGGTACAAAAATGGATCACGTCTGCTACGTCTGACTTGAAGGAACCACCGAAGCTGTCGGCTTGGCAGCGGCTTTGGCCTTCGGCAACGTTTGTGCTTGTGTTGCTTGGTGGCCTTGGGGTTTACATTTATACCTACAAGCCGGCGAAGCGCAACGAGCGCTGGTTTCCCGAGATTCCCCCAGCAGCTGCGACGGTTGGTGCGCTCATTCTTTTGAACACGTTGGTCCATGCGGCCTGGAAACTTCCCGCGCTGTGGGCGCCGTTCAACAAGTACTTGTTGATCACGCCGGCGGTTCCCAAACCGTTTGCTCTCCTTGGCGCCATGTTTTCTCACCAGGCGTTTGGTCACTTGGCGGTCAACATGGGCTTTCTATGGGTTGTTGGCACCTTGCTCCACGATGACATTGGACGGGCCAAGTTCCTTGGGCTTTACCTTGGGAGCGGTCTCGTGGCGGCGATGACTTCGATGACGGAGTTTGTGCTCCGCCAGAGGTGGAATATCAGCACGTTGGGAGCGTCAGGTGCGGTTTATGGTGCTATTGGAGCGTACTGCTGGATGCACCGGCTTGACGGCCACCGGATTTTTGGgttccctcccccgccgagTGAAGGGTTGAAGGGGATTGTCTTTTTGGCCTTTGTTGTCGCGACGAACATCTCATTCTTGTTCTCGAGGGCTGCGCGGAGCAGGATAGATGTTACATCTCATTTTGCGGGGCTGGCGGCTGGCGTAGCTGCGGGAGAATGGATCTTGCGCAGGAAGGAGgcagagaagaaggcgaggatggagcCGATGGCGGTTAGGGTGAGTAAGGTGTAA